A window of Sulfurospirillum tamanense contains these coding sequences:
- a CDS encoding methylated-DNA--[protein]-cysteine S-methyltransferase produces the protein MPQIVFQSPLGTLGLSSNTHAITTLSFLPPQTTDLGGLDDPVLAQAYEELQEYFAGKRRVFSVPCEPQKGTLFQRAVWGALQEIPYGECVSYKTIAARIGNPKAVRAVGGANNKNPIAILIPCHRVIGASGSLVGYASGVDKKVFLLNHEGYSLPSKSI, from the coding sequence ATGCCCCAGATTGTCTTTCAAAGCCCTTTGGGAACCCTTGGCCTCTCCTCCAACACCCACGCCATCACAACCCTCTCTTTTCTTCCGCCCCAAACTACCGACCTTGGAGGCTTGGATGACCCTGTTTTAGCCCAAGCTTACGAGGAGTTGCAAGAGTATTTTGCAGGAAAACGGCGTGTTTTTAGTGTTCCGTGCGAGCCCCAAAAGGGCACCCTGTTTCAACGGGCCGTGTGGGGTGCGTTACAAGAGATTCCTTATGGGGAGTGCGTGAGCTACAAAACCATCGCCGCGCGCATTGGCAACCCCAAAGCCGTACGCGCCGTAGGCGGAGCAAACAACAAAAACCCTATCGCGATTCTTATCCCTTGCCATCGCGTCATCGGCGCTAGCGGCTCTCTCGTGGGCTATGCCAGCGGGGTAGACAAAAAAGTATTTTTACTTAACCATGAAGGCTATTCATTACCCTCAAAATCAATTTGA